The following proteins are co-located in the [Pasteurella] mairii genome:
- the uhpT_1 gene encoding hexose phosphate transport protein — translation MFKFLEEVRRPVLDLPVEERRKMWFKPFMQSYLVVFIGYMAMYLIRKNFNIAQNDMIETYGLTKTDLGLIGLGFSITYGIGKTIVSYYADGKNTKQFVPFMLILSALCMLGFSASMGGGSVALFLMIAFYALSGFFQSTGGSSSYSTITKWTPRKKRGTFLGFWNLSHNVGGAAAAGVALFGANVLFDGHVIGMFIFPSIIALIVGFVGLRYGSDSPEAYGLGKAEELFGEEVSEEDREAEENQLSKWQIFVQYVLRNKVIWLLCFANIFLYIVRIGIDQWSPVYAYQELGFSKDAAISGFALFEVGALVGTFLWGYLSDLANGRRGLTACISLILIVFTLEFYQHATNEYMYLGALFVLGFLVFGPQLLIGVAAVGFVPKKAIAVADGVKGTFAYLIGDSFAKLGLGMIADGTPIFGLTGWSGTFAALDASAVICMALLVFVAIAEEKKIRKNKKAAK, via the coding sequence ATGTTTAAATTTTTAGAAGAAGTTAGACGCCCTGTCTTAGATCTTCCCGTAGAAGAAAGACGCAAAATGTGGTTCAAACCGTTTATGCAATCCTATTTGGTGGTGTTTATTGGTTATATGGCAATGTATTTGATCCGTAAAAACTTTAATATCGCGCAAAACGATATGATTGAAACCTACGGATTGACCAAAACTGATTTGGGGTTAATTGGTTTAGGTTTTTCTATCACCTATGGGATTGGTAAAACAATTGTTTCCTATTATGCAGATGGTAAAAATACGAAGCAATTTGTTCCGTTTATGTTGATTTTATCCGCGCTTTGTATGCTGGGCTTTAGCGCCAGTATGGGCGGTGGCAGCGTGGCGTTATTTTTGATGATCGCCTTTTATGCCTTAAGTGGCTTTTTCCAAAGTACCGGCGGTTCATCCAGTTATTCCACCATCACCAAATGGACACCCCGCAAAAAACGCGGCACATTCTTAGGTTTTTGGAATTTATCGCACAACGTGGGTGGTGCTGCGGCGGCGGGAGTTGCTTTATTTGGTGCCAACGTATTGTTTGACGGTCATGTCATCGGGATGTTTATTTTCCCATCAATTATTGCGTTAATCGTCGGTTTTGTGGGATTGCGTTACGGTTCAGATTCCCCGGAAGCTTACGGTTTGGGTAAAGCGGAAGAATTATTCGGCGAAGAAGTGAGCGAAGAAGATCGCGAAGCGGAAGAAAACCAATTAAGCAAATGGCAAATTTTTGTGCAATATGTGCTACGCAATAAAGTGATTTGGTTACTTTGTTTTGCCAATATTTTCCTTTATATCGTCCGTATTGGTATCGACCAATGGTCACCGGTGTATGCTTATCAAGAGTTGGGTTTCTCTAAAGATGCAGCGATTTCCGGTTTTGCCTTGTTTGAAGTGGGCGCTTTGGTGGGAACCTTCTTATGGGGATATTTATCTGACTTAGCCAATGGACGTCGTGGTTTAACGGCTTGTATTTCATTGATTTTAATCGTGTTTACCTTAGAATTCTATCAACACGCTACCAATGAATATATGTATCTTGGCGCCTTATTTGTCCTTGGTTTCTTGGTATTCGGTCCACAGTTGCTTATCGGCGTGGCGGCAGTAGGTTTCGTACCGAAAAAGGCAATTGCAGTAGCCGATGGCGTGAAAGGCACTTTTGCTTACCTAATTGGTGATAGTTTTGCAAAATTAGGTTTAGGGATGATCGCTGATGGAACTCCAATTTTCGGTTTGACCGGTTGGTCGGGTACCTTTGCGGCATTAGACGCTTCCGCCGTGATTTGTATGGCATTGTTAGTGTTTGTTGCCATTGCGGAAGAAAAGAAAATTCGTAAAAATAAAAAAGCAGCAAAATAA
- the uhpA gene encoding transcriptional regulatory protein UhpA — MINVVLIDDHMIVRSGFAQLLALEEDIQVIGEFGSAKETRQNLPRLRPNVCIIDISMPDESGLELLKDIPSGIHCIMLSVNDSELTVKKALELGAKGYLSKRCSPDELIQAVRTVYAGGVYLMPELTAKLVSSRHSRPIEQLTKREREICELLILGLDAKEIGEKLNLSFKTVHVHRANAMSKLNVKNNVELANLLNQQRT; from the coding sequence ATGATCAACGTGGTATTAATTGACGATCATATGATCGTGCGTTCCGGTTTTGCGCAATTGCTTGCTTTAGAAGAAGATATTCAAGTTATCGGCGAATTTGGTTCCGCCAAAGAAACGCGCCAGAATTTACCCCGTTTAAGACCGAATGTTTGCATTATTGATATTTCCATGCCTGATGAAAGCGGATTGGAATTATTAAAAGATATTCCCTCTGGTATTCATTGTATTATGTTGAGTGTCAATGATTCCGAATTAACCGTGAAAAAAGCCTTAGAATTAGGCGCCAAAGGTTATTTAAGTAAGCGTTGCAGCCCAGATGAATTAATTCAAGCGGTCAGAACTGTTTATGCCGGCGGCGTTTATTTAATGCCGGAATTAACCGCCAAATTGGTCTCCTCGCGGCACAGTCGTCCGATTGAACAATTAACTAAGCGAGAGCGGGAAATTTGCGAATTATTAATTTTAGGATTGGATGCCAAAGAAATCGGCGAGAAATTAAATTTAAGTTTTAAAACCGTACACGTACATCGTGCCAATGCTATGAGCAAATTAAATGTGAAAAATAATGTGGAATTGGCAAATTTATTAAATCAACAACGAACCTAA
- the uhpB gene encoding sensor protein UhpB produces MKSIFTAVYAWFLIVCTYFCLWVISDYLLPDTMLGLLFLPFALRCGIVLHTPLKYWMVSYGAEWCVLILLGLSFPENDYFQLFLLSAVSFPLIYAVYLYYYGSQWKILLLQLALIIILSAINSVIIFSSASSFAFLVSFSGGILIIPACYLINDFLFCRKWLPLTAALVKKPVTLRTKHIFLYIVLFILNIYIQTTLPETFYRFALFCLAIPIILLAFQYGWQGAFLGTLLNSIALISTTHQFSNLALTDLLLFISAQTITGIFLGLAIQHQRDLNHSLSVELNRNKMLTRQLVNTEETIRQEISRELHDEIGQNITAIRTQASILKRLGNLPQHEKIAGTIEQLSLNIYDTTKGLLNRIRPRLLDDLDLHQALQNLFIELNFETQGIQTALYWQNEKNIPLDHILEITIYRLCQESLNNIMKYAAATEVKIAITIAQDVSLYIEDNGVGFDMKKSLNGLGIRGMQERVNSLCGTFNITSTEIDQDPVHHGTLIRVSLPRI; encoded by the coding sequence ATGAAATCCATTTTTACCGCTGTTTATGCTTGGTTTTTGATTGTTTGCACCTATTTTTGTTTATGGGTGATTTCCGATTATTTATTGCCGGACACGATGCTGGGATTATTATTTTTACCCTTTGCTTTGCGTTGCGGAATTGTGTTGCATACGCCGCTTAAATATTGGATGGTAAGCTATGGGGCGGAGTGGTGCGTTCTGATTTTATTGGGGTTGTCTTTTCCCGAAAATGATTATTTCCAATTATTTTTATTAAGTGCGGTCAGTTTTCCGTTAATTTATGCGGTTTATCTGTATTATTATGGTTCGCAGTGGAAAATCCTTTTGCTGCAATTAGCCTTAATTATTATTTTAAGCGCAATAAATAGTGTAATTATTTTTTCCTCGGCATCTTCCTTTGCATTTTTAGTCAGTTTCAGCGGCGGTATTTTAATTATTCCTGCATGTTATTTAATTAATGATTTTTTATTTTGCCGAAAATGGTTACCGTTAACTGCCGCTTTAGTGAAAAAGCCCGTCACACTTAGAACAAAACATATTTTTCTTTATATTGTGCTTTTTATTTTAAATATTTATATTCAAACGACTTTACCTGAAACCTTTTACCGTTTTGCCTTATTTTGTTTGGCAATTCCCATTATTTTATTGGCGTTTCAATATGGCTGGCAGGGCGCATTTTTAGGGACGTTGCTAAATAGTATCGCGCTTATCAGCACCACCCATCAATTCTCCAATTTAGCCTTAACGGATTTATTATTATTCATTTCCGCCCAAACCATCACCGGTATTTTTCTCGGGCTTGCTATTCAGCATCAACGCGATTTAAACCACAGTTTATCGGTAGAATTAAATCGCAATAAAATGCTGACACGTCAATTAGTCAATACCGAAGAAACCATTCGCCAAGAAATTTCCCGCGAATTACATGATGAAATTGGACAAAATATTACCGCCATTCGCACGCAAGCGAGCATCCTAAAACGCTTGGGAAATCTTCCGCAGCACGAAAAAATTGCCGGTACCATTGAACAATTATCGTTAAATATTTATGACACCACCAAAGGTTTATTAAATCGAATTCGTCCGCGTTTATTGGACGATTTGGATTTGCACCAAGCCTTACAAAATTTATTTATTGAACTGAATTTTGAAACACAAGGAATTCAGACCGCACTTTATTGGCAAAACGAGAAAAATATTCCCTTAGATCATATTTTAGAAATTACCATTTATCGCCTATGCCAAGAAAGTTTAAATAATATTATGAAATACGCGGCGGCAACGGAAGTGAAAATCGCCATTACCATTGCACAAGATGTTTCGCTTTATATTGAAGATAACGGGGTTGGATTTGATATGAAAAAAAGCCTAAACGGATTGGGCATTCGCGGTATGCAAGAGCGGGTGAACAGTTTATGTGGCACCTTTAATATTACTTCAACGGAAATTGATCAGGATCCCGTGCATCATGGAACCCTCATTCGTGTGAGTTTACCTCGGATATAA
- the uhpC_2 gene encoding regulatory protein UhpC: MKNHENIDRTYRYWRLHIMLAMYVGYAGFYLTRKSFNYAVPALITDLGIDKNDIGMMATLFYITYGLSKFFSGLFSDRANPRHFMAWGLLITGVTNILFGLSSSIVMFTFLWIINAWFQGWGWPACSKLLTAWYSRNERGLWWSIWNTAHNVGGALIPLIIGYVTLHYSWRYGFGIAGVITIVISLFLFLRLRNTPESMGLPSVGKWRNDPLELAQEKEGRHLSWRKILQQYVFLNKYIWLLALSYCLVYIVRTAINDWGNIYLTENYHYDLVSANSALSLFEIGGFIGSLAAGWGSDKLSSSNRGPMALLFAIGIFFSILALWLMSKENLILQGSVFFAIGFFVFGPQMLIGMAAAECAHKKTPGSATGFVGLFAYLGAAIAGYPLALVMEAYHWSGFFIVISVAAFGIALLLLPFLKAQN, encoded by the coding sequence ATGAAAAATCATGAAAATATTGACCGCACTTATCGCTACTGGCGACTGCATATTATGCTTGCTATGTACGTAGGTTACGCTGGTTTTTATCTCACTCGCAAAAGTTTTAATTATGCGGTGCCGGCGTTAATTACCGATTTGGGCATCGATAAAAATGACATCGGCATGATGGCAACCTTATTTTATATTACCTATGGCTTGTCGAAATTTTTCTCTGGGCTTTTTTCCGATCGAGCCAATCCGCGGCATTTTATGGCGTGGGGTTTATTAATTACCGGCGTGACCAATATTCTGTTCGGTTTATCCAGTTCCATCGTGATGTTTACCTTTTTATGGATCATTAACGCGTGGTTTCAAGGTTGGGGATGGCCGGCGTGTTCAAAATTATTAACTGCTTGGTATTCGCGCAACGAACGCGGGCTATGGTGGTCCATTTGGAACACCGCGCATAACGTCGGTGGTGCGTTAATTCCGCTCATTATCGGTTATGTTACCTTGCATTACAGCTGGCGTTACGGATTTGGCATCGCTGGCGTGATAACGATTGTGATCAGCCTCTTTTTATTCTTACGCCTTAGAAATACACCAGAATCCATGGGCTTGCCGAGTGTGGGAAAATGGCGTAATGATCCCTTGGAATTGGCGCAAGAAAAAGAAGGACGCCATTTAAGCTGGCGCAAAATTTTGCAGCAATATGTATTTTTAAATAAGTATATTTGGTTGTTGGCGCTAAGTTATTGCTTGGTTTACATTGTACGCACTGCCATTAACGATTGGGGCAATATTTATTTAACCGAAAATTATCACTACGATCTGGTTTCCGCCAATAGTGCGCTATCGTTGTTTGAAATCGGCGGGTTTATTGGTTCCTTGGCGGCGGGTTGGGGATCGGATAAATTATCTTCCAGCAATCGCGGTCCTATGGCGTTATTGTTTGCAATCGGTATTTTCTTTTCGATTTTGGCGCTGTGGTTGATGAGTAAAGAAAATCTGATTTTGCAAGGCAGCGTGTTTTTTGCCATTGGCTTTTTTGTTTTTGGCCCGCAAATGTTAATCGGCATGGCAGCGGCGGAATGTGCGCACAAAAAAACGCCGGGATCGGCGACTGGTTTTGTCGGTTTATTCGCCTATTTAGGCGCGGCGATCGCCGGTTATCCTTTGGCGCTGGTGATGGAAGCGTATCATTGGAGTGGCTTTTTTATTGTGATCTCGGTGGCAGCATTTGGCATCGCTTTGTTATTATTGCCTTTTTTAAAAGCACAAAATTAA
- a CDS encoding transmembrane protein, giving the protein MADPHIRSPMDFWDYLTVILYRCGFILAAIMTALLPYQPAIAQKGILLAAGFCASSLHIYLKHFRLLLQMASWVALLCALFGQPELALGATFFTLGGLAFKEYFCFRIFCLNFQPLFLAGLWFALQFEVSWLSQLLSAISALLFAILAIQKWRMPLHFDIGDKSKYEI; this is encoded by the coding sequence ATGGCTGATCCGCATATTCGCTCGCCCATGGATTTCTGGGATTACCTCACGGTCATTCTCTATCGTTGCGGTTTTATTTTAGCGGCAATAATGACCGCACTTTTACCCTATCAGCCTGCTATCGCGCAAAAGGGGATATTGCTCGCGGCGGGATTTTGCGCCTCGTCGCTGCACATTTATCTCAAACACTTTCGCCTGCTGCTACAAATGGCAAGTTGGGTGGCGTTACTTTGTGCGCTTTTCGGGCAACCAGAACTGGCGCTTGGCGCCACCTTTTTCACCCTCGGCGGATTAGCCTTTAAAGAATATTTCTGCTTTCGTATATTTTGTTTAAATTTTCAACCGCTCTTTTTAGCCGGATTGTGGTTTGCTTTGCAGTTTGAAGTGAGCTGGTTAAGCCAACTGTTATCCGCCATCAGCGCGCTCCTCTTTGCCATCTTAGCCATCCAAAAATGGCGTATGCCGCTGCATTTTGACATTGGCGATAAATCCAAATATGAAATTTAG
- the lpxH gene encoding UDP-2,3-diacylglucosamine hydrolase, which produces MKKTYFIADLHLSENQPHLTRLFIDFMQQQAPDAEAVYILGDLFDFWIGDDEQSPLIEQVKDQIKQLTEKQIPCYFIHGNRDFLVGKRFANACGLTLLSTYHVLDLYGKKTLLCHGDTLCTDDIAYQRFRQKVHQPWRQWLFLCLPLKVRLKIAQKIRNKSRQDKQRKSDDIMDVNPDFVRQIFTQFDVSHLIHGHTHRQNIHQIPPHFTRIVLGDWGETASILEVREQTIQFIDQK; this is translated from the coding sequence ATGAAAAAAACCTATTTTATTGCCGATTTACATTTAAGCGAAAATCAGCCGCACTTAACCCGCTTATTTATCGATTTTATGCAGCAGCAAGCCCCCGACGCCGAGGCAGTTTATATTTTAGGCGATTTATTTGATTTTTGGATTGGTGATGATGAACAATCGCCACTCATTGAACAAGTTAAAGATCAGATAAAACAGCTGACGGAAAAACAGATTCCTTGCTATTTTATTCATGGCAATCGCGATTTTTTAGTGGGCAAACGCTTTGCAAACGCGTGCGGATTGACCTTGCTATCGACCTACCATGTGCTGGATTTATACGGAAAAAAAACCCTGCTGTGTCATGGCGATACGCTCTGTACTGATGATATTGCCTATCAACGTTTTCGCCAAAAAGTCCACCAACCTTGGCGACAATGGCTCTTTTTGTGCTTACCATTAAAAGTGCGGTTAAAAATTGCACAGAAAATTCGCAATAAAAGCCGGCAAGATAAACAACGTAAATCTGATGACATTATGGACGTCAATCCCGATTTTGTACGCCAAATTTTTACGCAATTTGACGTCAGCCACTTAATTCACGGACATACACATCGCCAAAATATTCACCAAATTCCACCGCACTTTACGCGTATTGTACTGGGAGACTGGGGAGAAACCGCCTCTATATTGGAAGTACGCGAACAAACTATTCAATTTATTGATCAAAAATAA
- the plsC gene encoding 1-acyl-sn-glycerol-3-phosphate acyltransferase, with the protein MLKLIRIVIVVFCCIMICLVGTIYSLIRFKNPSNVGVVAGWFGRLYPLFGLQVERRFPVDADKVGRCIYIGNHQNNYDMVTISAMVMPRTVSVGKKSLIWIPFFGVLYWASGNIFLDRDNRTKAHGTMNQLAERIKADNLSVWMFPEGTRSRGRGLLPFKTGAFYAAIMAGVPVVPVVCSSTHNQVDLNRWHNGKVICEMLPPIDTSNYSKENVRELAEHCHQVMLQHLAKLDAELQQPKA; encoded by the coding sequence ATGCTAAAGTTAATTCGAATTGTTATTGTGGTGTTTTGTTGCATCATGATTTGTTTGGTGGGAACGATTTATTCCCTTATTCGCTTTAAAAACCCCAGTAATGTCGGTGTGGTCGCCGGTTGGTTTGGGCGTTTGTATCCGTTATTTGGTTTGCAAGTGGAAAGACGTTTTCCTGTCGATGCGGACAAGGTTGGGCGCTGCATTTATATTGGAAATCACCAAAATAATTACGATATGGTAACCATTTCCGCTATGGTGATGCCGAGAACCGTGAGCGTGGGGAAAAAAAGTCTGATTTGGATCCCGTTTTTCGGCGTTTTATATTGGGCGAGCGGGAATATTTTTCTCGACCGTGACAATCGCACTAAGGCACATGGCACCATGAATCAATTGGCAGAACGCATTAAGGCGGATAATTTGTCAGTGTGGATGTTCCCAGAGGGAACGCGTAGCCGTGGACGCGGGTTGTTGCCATTTAAAACAGGGGCGTTTTATGCGGCAATTATGGCGGGTGTGCCGGTAGTGCCGGTGGTGTGTTCTTCTACTCACAATCAAGTTGATTTAAATCGTTGGCATAATGGTAAGGTGATTTGTGAAATGTTGCCACCGATTGATACCTCCAATTACAGCAAAGAAAACGTGCGCGAATTAGCCGAGCATTGTCATCAAGTCATGCTGCAACATTTGGCAAAATTGGATGCCGAATTGCAGCAACCTAAGGCGTAA
- the sufI gene encoding protein SufI → MNQFSRRQLLKTALVAGGVSALPTPLLATSRMLLNFPPLVEIRRGKPIVLSAETTQVKLDGDHYAEVWGFNGNYLGPTIKIRRGEFAKLNYRNGIPQILSLNIQGLQASGELLGGIGRHLKMGGTWAPIVPINQPAATCWYHACTLASSAYQTYRGLLGLWIIEDEESRKSSLPKKYGVDDIPLILQDGQLNADGVQLFRQNQPHFLGNRLFVNGQQAPYLTVPRSWVRLRILNASLSRSYHLHFDDDREFLLLAKDQGFLPQGQTRTSIFVAPSERVELLVDLNDGNNVALISGKKRGLLDKFTQFFESSDALIDNTVLELRPEGIAAAFSAKPAFQSNTSAPTVLAAKGQKERQFHIDVSNGTINQQRLDPRRIDVNAVVNSTERWILTASQATGFKVQGARFVIESINDQPLDPSEQAWKDSLWIEGKVQILINFPNLSSNNHPLFFGSSDLMLADKGCLGVIVVQ, encoded by the coding sequence ATGAATCAATTTTCACGTCGTCAATTATTAAAAACAGCCTTGGTAGCTGGTGGAGTTTCTGCGCTACCAACACCACTATTGGCGACAAGTAGAATGCTGCTTAACTTTCCGCCACTAGTTGAAATTCGACGTGGTAAGCCGATTGTATTAAGCGCTGAAACGACTCAGGTCAAATTAGATGGCGATCATTATGCCGAAGTTTGGGGCTTTAACGGGAATTATTTGGGACCGACCATAAAAATTCGTCGTGGCGAGTTTGCTAAACTCAATTATCGCAATGGCATACCGCAAATTTTGTCGCTAAATATTCAAGGACTGCAAGCCAGCGGTGAATTATTGGGCGGCATTGGACGTCATCTCAAAATGGGTGGAACCTGGGCGCCGATTGTACCCATTAATCAGCCGGCGGCGACCTGTTGGTATCATGCTTGTACTCTTGCCAGCTCGGCGTATCAAACCTATCGTGGGTTGCTTGGGTTATGGATTATTGAAGATGAGGAAAGTCGCAAATCATCATTGCCGAAAAAATATGGCGTGGATGATATTCCGTTAATTTTGCAAGATGGTCAACTCAATGCTGACGGTGTGCAATTATTTCGCCAAAATCAACCGCACTTTTTAGGTAATCGTTTATTTGTCAACGGGCAACAAGCGCCTTATCTGACCGTGCCACGCAGTTGGGTGCGGTTGCGTATTTTGAATGCGTCTTTATCGCGAAGCTATCATTTACATTTTGATGATGACCGTGAATTTTTGTTGCTAGCAAAAGATCAAGGTTTTCTCCCGCAAGGGCAAACACGGACTTCCATTTTTGTTGCGCCAAGCGAGCGCGTCGAGTTGTTGGTGGATTTAAACGACGGAAATAATGTCGCCTTAATTAGTGGCAAAAAACGCGGTTTATTGGATAAATTCACGCAATTTTTTGAAAGTAGCGATGCGCTGATAGACAATACCGTATTGGAATTGCGCCCAGAAGGCATAGCGGCGGCATTTTCCGCAAAACCGGCGTTTCAGTCCAATACCTCCGCGCCGACAGTTTTGGCTGCCAAAGGGCAAAAAGAGCGACAATTTCATATTGATGTTTCCAATGGGACTATCAATCAACAACGTCTTGACCCTCGTCGTATTGATGTGAATGCGGTGGTAAACTCAACGGAACGTTGGATTTTAACTGCCAGCCAAGCAACCGGTTTTAAAGTACAAGGCGCGCGTTTTGTGATTGAAAGTATCAATGATCAACCGTTGGATCCGAGCGAACAAGCGTGGAAAGATAGTTTGTGGATTGAGGGAAAAGTACAAATTTTGATTAATTTCCCAAATCTTTCTTCTAATAATCACCCTTTATTTTTCGGCTCGTCCGATTTGATGTTGGCGGATAAAGGTTGTCTTGGTGTGATCGTAGTACAATAA
- the ychM gene encoding sulfate transporter YchM has product MLKKWFLTKNMFLAVTPFSALKEVFREGYGRKHLVRDIIAGLTVGVIAIPLSMALAIASGVAPQHGLYTAIVAGIVIALSGGSRFNISGPTAAFVVILYPVTQQFGLSGLLMATLLSGLILVLMALFRLGRLIEYIPLPVTLGFTCGIGIVIATLQIKDFLGLEMAEMPASYVEEVQAILTALPSINWADTVVGVVTLVVLTQWYRLRLSLPGHLPAVMIATLLSLLLIYLGYDVATIGSAFQYTLSDGSTGFGIPNTLPEFVLPWNIPNAQGELISWNFTTLQALLPVAFSMAVLGAIESLLCAVILDNMTDTKHHSNNELLAQGLGNIAAPFLGGITATAAIARSAANVKSGAVSPISSVVHALLVLCALLFFANALSYLPLSSMAALLLLVAWNMADVPHIIQLLRRSGPNEIAVLVTCVLLTVIFDMVIAITVGVLLASLLFIRTIAEMTKSIEIAHPEDLQNVLVYRISGPLFFAAADNLFADLHAKTVHTEHKIQHIVLQCDAVTVLDAGGIHALTRFVQHMLPGQQLYMCNMQFQPLRTIVKSNTVTEIQKINFASDLEDVYAKIRAFKFLKQSEV; this is encoded by the coding sequence ATGTTAAAAAAATGGTTTTTAACTAAAAATATGTTTCTTGCAGTTACGCCTTTTAGTGCATTGAAAGAAGTTTTTCGTGAAGGCTATGGGCGTAAACATTTGGTGCGCGATATTATTGCCGGTTTGACAGTGGGTGTTATTGCTATTCCGTTATCCATGGCGTTGGCGATTGCTAGTGGCGTCGCGCCGCAACATGGGTTGTACACTGCTATTGTGGCGGGGATTGTCATTGCGTTGAGCGGTGGCTCTCGCTTTAATATTTCCGGTCCTACAGCGGCTTTTGTGGTGATTCTGTATCCAGTGACGCAACAATTCGGCTTGAGTGGATTGTTGATGGCAACCTTGTTGTCTGGGCTGATTTTAGTTTTAATGGCGCTCTTTCGGCTGGGGCGTTTGATTGAGTATATTCCGTTGCCGGTTACCCTTGGGTTTACGTGTGGTATTGGGATTGTGATTGCGACTTTGCAAATTAAAGATTTCCTTGGTTTGGAAATGGCGGAAATGCCGGCGTCTTATGTGGAAGAAGTTCAAGCTATTTTGACCGCACTTCCGAGTATCAATTGGGCGGATACGGTGGTTGGTGTGGTGACTTTGGTGGTGTTAACCCAATGGTACCGATTGCGCTTATCGTTGCCGGGGCATTTGCCGGCGGTGATGATTGCTACGTTGTTGTCTTTGTTATTGATTTATTTGGGATATGATGTGGCGACAATTGGATCGGCGTTTCAATATACGTTAAGTGATGGCTCTACGGGATTTGGAATTCCAAATACATTGCCGGAGTTTGTGCTGCCTTGGAATATTCCGAATGCACAAGGCGAGTTAATTTCATGGAATTTCACCACTTTACAAGCCTTGTTGCCGGTGGCGTTTTCAATGGCGGTGTTGGGGGCGATTGAGTCGCTGTTATGTGCAGTGATTTTGGATAATATGACCGATACTAAGCATCATTCCAACAATGAATTGTTGGCGCAAGGTTTAGGCAATATTGCCGCACCCTTTTTGGGAGGTATTACAGCGACTGCCGCTATTGCGCGCTCGGCGGCGAATGTGAAATCCGGAGCGGTTTCGCCGATTTCAAGTGTCGTACACGCGTTATTGGTATTGTGTGCCTTGTTGTTTTTTGCCAACGCATTGTCTTATTTGCCACTGTCTTCAATGGCGGCATTATTGTTGCTGGTGGCGTGGAATATGGCGGATGTGCCGCATATTATTCAATTATTACGTCGTTCCGGACCGAATGAAATTGCGGTGTTGGTAACTTGTGTGCTGTTGACTGTGATTTTTGATATGGTTATCGCGATTACCGTGGGCGTTTTACTGGCAAGTTTATTGTTTATCCGTACTATTGCTGAAATGACCAAATCTATTGAAATTGCGCATCCGGAAGATTTGCAAAATGTGTTGGTTTATCGCATAAGTGGACCGCTCTTTTTTGCTGCCGCGGATAATTTATTTGCCGATTTACACGCGAAAACCGTGCATACTGAGCATAAAATTCAACATATTGTGTTGCAATGTGATGCGGTGACGGTGTTGGATGCGGGAGGTATTCATGCCTTGACCCGTTTTGTGCAGCATATGTTGCCGGGACAACAACTTTATATGTGTAATATGCAATTTCAACCGCTGCGTACCATTGTTAAATCCAACACGGTAACTGAAATTCAGAAAATCAATTTTGCGTCCGATTTGGAGGATGTTTATGCTAAAATTAGGGCTTTTAAATTCTTGAAACAATCTGAAGTCTAA
- a CDS encoding Glycosyl transferase family 2, translating into MNNDKYRSAAVITSTIGRPSLVRAIQSVAKQTYPCTHYVFVDGNQFADQAKAILDEYPQVIAVYLPMNTGANGWSNSAINAIAPFLVKEDVICYLDDDNWYTENHITHCMQTLNQFDVDYVYSLRNFYASEHEFICPDFIESLGKYRNRIMYPLQFNIIRWGGVKYLWFELGRHSPILILIVMPFQENWRFQYRRNGIVAN; encoded by the coding sequence ATGAATAACGATAAATATCGGTCTGCAGCAGTCATTACATCAACAATCGGGCGTCCGTCGTTAGTGCGTGCGATCCAATCAGTGGCGAAACAAACGTATCCCTGCACGCATTATGTTTTTGTTGATGGGAATCAATTTGCCGACCAAGCAAAAGCAATTTTAGATGAGTATCCGCAGGTTATAGCGGTGTATTTACCTATGAATACTGGAGCCAATGGTTGGAGTAATTCTGCGATTAATGCTATTGCCCCTTTTTTAGTAAAGGAAGATGTTATTTGTTACTTAGATGATGATAATTGGTACACAGAAAATCATATAACCCATTGTATGCAAACGTTAAATCAGTTTGATGTAGATTATGTGTATTCATTAAGAAATTTTTATGCCTCTGAACATGAGTTCATTTGTCCGGACTTTATCGAATCTTTAGGGAAATATCGCAATCGCATAATGTACCCTCTTCAATTTAACATAATACGGTGGGGGGGGGTAAAATACCTTTGGTTCGAACTAGGCAGACACAGCCCCATATTGATACTAATTGTTATGCCATTCCAAGAAAATTGGCGCTTTCAGTATCGCAGAAATGGTATAGTGGCGAATTAA